A window from Musa acuminata AAA Group cultivar baxijiao chromosome BXJ3-10, Cavendish_Baxijiao_AAA, whole genome shotgun sequence encodes these proteins:
- the LOC135651860 gene encoding inactive TPR repeat-containing thioredoxin TTL3-like yields the protein MSHLVDASGARTHKSSSEPALDSVSDRLRTALSFEANKPDSKDFPDLSSPVSPLPTRPAATSSSSGSSGSVSGKPASHADSKRSDLGLSGRRSHSGELLLAPNEPIPGAMETRSSKPGHRRSGSVPLIYTGGSFSSSSTSGSGSGSSSASSPVTNVLPSGNICPSGKIVKTGMMSRSAVRADVLGSGTGNYGHGNIVRGGTNGAGGGKPPEVVASNGVDSALRRAMVSMDPEEVKRVGNEQYRKGQFAEALKLYDRAIALCPDSAVCRSNRAAALTGLRRLGEAVKECEEALLLDPAFGRAHQRLASLLLRLGQVENARRHLVSAGPHPDPVELQKLQAVERHLNRCADARKFGDWKTALKETDAAIAEGADSSLLLMASKAEAHLRLHQLEEADLAISAASKLESLSSSSSNSKFFGMLSNSYMYVVRAQVEMVRGRFENAVAAAEKARQVDPGNVEVSMMLNNVRSVSRSRVLGNELFNSGKFVEASLAYGEGLKYDPSNPVLYCNRAACRSKLGQWEKTIEDCNQALVIQPDYAKALLRRAASYTKLERWTEAVRDYEVLRKELPGDTEVAEALFHAQVALKTSRGEEVSNLKFGGEVEEIKGFEQFQAAITLPGVSVVHFMVAFNHNCNQITPFVNALCTRYPSVNFLKVDVNAIPAVGEAENVRMVPTFKIYKNGAKVKELICPNQQALEYSLRHYGL from the exons ATGTCGCATCTTGTCGACGCCTCCGGCGCCAGAACTCACAAGTCGAGCAGCGAACCGGCGCTGGACTCCGTTTCGGATCGTCTCCGCACTGCTTTAAGCTTCGAGGCCAACAAGCCCGACTCCAAGGACTTCCCCGACCTCAGCTCTCCTGTTTCGCCCCTCCCGACTCGCCCCGCCGCCACCAGCAGCAGCTCCGGCTCCTCCGGTTCCGTCTCCGGTAAGCCCGCCTCTCATGCCGACTCCAAAAGATCCGATCTTGGCCTCTCCGGGAGGCGCTCTCACTCCGGCGAGCTCCTTCTGGCCCCCAATGAGCCCATCCCCGGTGCCATGGAAACCAGGAGCTCCAAACCCGGGCACCGTCGTTCCGGCTCCGTTCCACTTATCTACACCGGTGGCAGCTTCTCGTCCAGCTCCACCTCCGGTTCCGGTTCCGGTAGCAGCTCCGCGAGCTCTCCGGTGACCAATGTGCTCCCGTCAGGGAACATATGTCCGTCGGGAAAGATTGTCAAGACGGGCATGATGAGCCGGAGTGCAGTGAGGGCCGACGTGCTTGGATCTGGAACTGGGAATTACGGCCACGGGAATATAGTGAGGGGCGGGACTAACGGTGCTGGTGGAGGAAAGCCACCTGAGGTGGTGGCGAGCAATGGAGTGGATTCTGCACTGAGAAGGGCGATGGTCAGTATGGATCCGGAGGAGGTGAAGAGGGTAGGGAATGAACAATATCGGAAAGGGCAGTTTGCAGAGGCTTTGAAACTTTACGACAGGGCGATCGCGTTGTGCCCCGACAGCGCCGTCTGCCGCAGCAACCGGGCGGCGGCACTTACAGGTCTTCGGAGATTAGGGGAGGCGGTGAAGGAGTGCGAAGAGGCCTTGCTTCTGGATCCGGCATTTGGGCGTGCTCACCAGAGGCTGGCATCCTTGCTTTTAAG ATTAGGACAGGTCGAGAATGCTCGGAGGCATCTCGTCTCAGCTGGTCCACATCCGGATCCTGTTGAGTTGCAGAAGCTGCAAGCTGTGGAGAGGCATTTGAACAGATGTGCGGATGCCCGAAAGTTTGGAGATTGGAAAACTGCGTTAAAGGAGACTGATGCTGCCATTGCCGAAGGAGCAGACTCTTCACTATTG CTCATGGCTTCAAAAGCAGAAGCACATCTCCGGCTCCATCAGCTAGAGGAAGCTGATTTAGCTATATCTGCTGCATCCAAACTCGAGAGCTTATCCTCATCATCCTCAAACTCAAAGTTCTTTGGTATGTTGTCCAATTCGTACATGTATGTTGTCCGTGCTCAAGTTGAAATGGTCCGTGGAAG GTTTGAAAACGCAGTTGCTGCAGCTGAGAAAGCCAGGCAGGTGGATCCTGGAAATGTAGAGGTGTCCATGATGCTGAACAATGTTAGATCAGTATCCCGATCACGAGTGTTAGGCAATGAACTTTTCAATTCTGGAAAATTTGTGGAAGCAAGCTTAGCTTATGGGGAAGGGCTTAAGTATGACCCCTCAAACCCTGTCCTGTACTGCAATAGAGCTGCTTGCAGATCCAAACTTGGACAATGGGAGAAGACTATCGAGGACTGCAATCAAGCCCTTGTGATTCAACCCGACTACGCCAAGGCTCTTCTTCGACGTGCTGCCTCATATACCAAG CTTGAGCGATGGACGGAAGCTGTGAGAGACTATGAGGTTCTCAGGAAGGAACTTCCAGGTGATACGGAGGTGGCTGAGGCCCTCTTTCATGCCCAGGTGGCACTGAAAACCTCTCGAGGTGAGGAGGTCTCCAATCTGAAGTTTGGTGGGGAGGTCGAGGAGATCAAAGGGTTTGAACAATTCCAAGCAGCCATAACTTTACCCG GAGTTTCTGTTGTCCATTTCATGGTGGCATTCAACCACAATTGCAATCAGATCACCCCGTTTGTGAATGCACTCTGTACGAGGTATCCATCAGTGAACTTTCTGAAG GTCGATGTGAATGCAATCCCTGCAGTCGGCGAAGCTGAGAATGTGAGGATGGTACCGACCTTTAAGATCTACAAGAACGGGGCAAAAGTAAAAGAGTTGATTTGCCCCAATCAGCAAGCATTGGAATACTCTTTAAGACACTACGGTTTATAG